AAAAATCTAATGACAGGTAGAACTCTCCTCTTTTAACTAAACTCTCGTTGTATTTGCTCCAGTTGCGCTGCATAAAGCAGTAGGGTTTTTATGGGGTTTAAGCTTTTCGCTTCATTTGAGGTGAATTATTCAACAAAGCAATTTCTCACGAAACCTTTAAAAACTCGTTAGAAGTCATTTGTCTATCTTATGGAATGTGGATTCAAGCGAAATGCTTGCCGAACCATAAGGAGGGATTTATTTGGGATATTACAAATATATGGAAGAGGCTTGGAAAAAGCCAAGAGAAGGGTATACAAGAGAACTTTGGACAGAAAGATTAATTCAGTGGAGAAAGGAACCTGTAACACTAAAAATTGAAAGGCCAACAAGAATCGATCGAGCAAGAAAGCTTGGTTATAAGGCAAAGAAAGGATTTATTGTTGCAAGAACAAAAGTTCAAAGAGGTGGGAGAAAGAGACCCACAATAAAAGGTGGGAGAAGACCCGCAACAAAGGGTATCTTAAGATATTCTCCTAAAAAGAGTCTCAAATGGATTGCAGAAGAGCGTGTTCAAAGAAAGTTTCCAAATCTTGAAGTTTTAAACTCATACTGGGTTGGAGAAGACGGACAGCGTGTTTTTTACGAAGTTATCTTAGTTGATCCTTTTGCACCTGAGATATTTGCAGATCCAAGAATTAACTGGATATGCGAAAGACAGCACAAGAGAAGAGTATTCAGGGGTTTGACCTCGGCAGGAAAGAGATCAAGAGGACTTAGAAACAAAGGAAAAGGTGCTGAGAAGCTTAGACCTTCACTAAAAGCCCGAGGAAACAGAGGTAAGTAAGGTTGAATCCATTTGGTATCGCATGGATACGAATAGAAACTTTTTCACATGCTACTGAAGATATAGAGAAGGTAAAATCTTTACTTTCTAAATTTTTTTCTTTTGATATAACATTTAATGAAAATAGAACCTATGGCCATTTTGGTAATGAGATTACTATCATTAATATTGAACTCATTAGGAATAAAGAAATAAAGGTCTTTGTTTCTGACTTCCTAAAAATTGTTGATAAGAATTACATATCTCAATCTTTTGAAAGAAGGCTTGATGAGGATGGAATATTATTCATTCGAATGAATAAGGAAAGAATATATAACGATGATTTCACTATTGATGATAATGGAGACATACTAATATCTATGAAGTTTGTCACCTATCCAAAAAGCAGAGAAAAGGTTATCGAGAATGGGAATCTATTATTCGGCAATTGATCTTAGAGGTTATCCTTCGCCTTATTTTTCAAAAACAGGTTTGGTTAAACAGGTTAATATAACTAATTTCAAGAGTATTCTGGAAAGCTTTGACAAAAATAAACAAGATGGCACTCTTTTTGGTATCGAAATTGACGATGAATCTAAAAATGCTAAGAAGATTATTAGAAAGGCCGAAGGAATAGACCTCATAATATTCAAAAGCAGAGATTCTAAAGAGAACAGAGAAGCACTTAAAATTAAAGAAATCACATTGCTCTCAAATCCTGATAATCTTGATAGCGTCTGTTTTGATCTTGCCAGAGAGAATTCAATTGGATTTGAATTTAACGTCCAGTATTTTTTTAATAATCAAAGATACAGAAGAGTGAAAACTTTAGAAACTTATAGGGAAATATTAAAGGCATATAGGAAGTTCTCATTTTCCCTAGTTTTGACTTCAGGGGCAAGAGATGTTCACGAAATAAAGACTCCTTTAACTCTAGTTTCTTTTGGTTGTGTCTTAGGTATGGATATAAGGGAATCCAAGGGCGCAATTACTACCGTTCCTGAGATGTTGATTAATAAAAATAAATTTAGAAATAATAAGCCTTGATATAACTTACTACTACTTTTGGATGTTTAAGGGTAAACAAAAATATTTCTGGAATTTTTCTTATTATGATGCCAGAACCGCGCGTACACCCATAGAAACATGGCGTTTCCATATAACATTTTTTTACTATAGAATAATCCATTTCTTTGAGTGCTTGTTTTATCCCCATTTCTTTTAGACTAGTAGATGGCTTAAATTCAAGACATGGAGCTATTTCCCCTTTTTCAGTTAATATTATAGATTTCTTCATCGCGTCGCATGGTGCACAATAATTTCCTTCAAGATATTTAATTGATTCATCATAAATGAGTTTATCAAATATCAATCCTTCTTTTTTGGATAGTAAGCTCAATTTTTTAAAGGCGTCAATAATAATTTTTGGATTATCATCATAACTCATCTCTTCGTCATATGCGCTAGAATGGCAGTGCGAATAATTATAAGGATAAGCATTGAACTTAAATCCATTGTTTTTTGAAAAATTAAAAAGAGCGATAACTTCATCGTAGTTA
The DNA window shown above is from Methanofastidiosum sp. and carries:
- a CDS encoding 50S ribosomal protein L15e — protein: MGYYKYMEEAWKKPREGYTRELWTERLIQWRKEPVTLKIERPTRIDRARKLGYKAKKGFIVARTKVQRGGRKRPTIKGGRRPATKGILRYSPKKSLKWIAEERVQRKFPNLEVLNSYWVGEDGQRVFYEVILVDPFAPEIFADPRINWICERQHKRRVFRGLTSAGKRSRGLRNKGKGAEKLRPSLKARGNRGK
- a CDS encoding radical SAM protein, with the translated sequence MIKNILLGRPFLVVFNLTRRCNSICPMCSIWKTPSKLKEELTLEEIESIFKDLKSYGAKHVFIQGGEPLLRKDILQIIETLINIGLNPTLITNGLLLNEEIASKIAKLKCNVSISLDSLDEKKYKKIRGVDKLPLLLNNIEQCGKIKNKKGMWHIISTISKINYDEVIALFNFSKNNGFKFNAYPYNYSHCHSSAYDEEMSYDDNPKIIIDAFKKLSLLSKKEGLIFDKLIYDESIKYLEGNYCAPCDAMKKSIILTEKGEIAPCLEFKPSTSLKEMGIKQALKEMDYSIVKKCYMETPCFYGCTRGSGIIIRKIPEIFLFTLKHPKVVVSYIKAYYF